A genomic region of Homo sapiens chromosome 4, GRCh38.p14 Primary Assembly contains the following coding sequences:
- the DAPP1 gene encoding dual adapter for phosphotyrosine and 3-phosphotyrosine and 3-phosphoinositide isoform X3, producing the protein MVLKHPYPRKVEEPSIYESVRVHTAMQTGRTEDDLVPTAPSLGTKEGYLTKQGGLVKTWKTRWFTLHRNELKYFKDQMSPEPIRILDLTECSAVQFDYSQERVNCFCLVFPFRTFYLCAKTGVEADEWIKILRWKLSQIRKQLNQGEGTIRSRSFIFK; encoded by the exons ATGGTTCTAAAACATCCCTACCCAAGAAAAGTGGAAGAACCCTCCATTTATGAATCTGTCCGGGTTCACACAGCAATGCAGACAGGAAGAACAGAAGATGACCTTGTGCCCACAGCACCTTCT ctgGGCACCAAAGAAGGTTACCTCACCAAACAGGGAGGCCTGGTCAAG ACCTGGAAAACAAGATGGTTTACTCTGCACAGGAATGAACTGAAATACTTCAAAGACCAGATG tcacCAGAACCAATTCGGATCCTAGACCTAACAGAATGTTCAGCTGTACAATTCGATTATTCACAAGAAAGGGTAAACTGTTTTTG TTTGGTATTTCCATTCAGGACATTTTATCTCTGTGCAAAGACCGGAGTAGAAGCTGATGAGTGGATCAAGATATTACGCTGGAAATTG tcacaaataagaaaacagctCAACCAAGGGGAAGGCACGATCCGATCTCGGTCGTTCATCTTTAAATAG